In Camelina sativa cultivar DH55 chromosome 16, Cs, whole genome shotgun sequence, a single window of DNA contains:
- the LOC104752725 gene encoding polygalacturonase At1g48100-like, translating into MIRRKSLRLRSITMTILVSILVWSTTLETCIARRGRHLRHHHSSSSSLSNSLSSKKPKGHDNNSHSHKSKPKPKPKPKMKSPPPKSDAGSPVVSQPPQVQQPPPHVQPPPPSPLPLQPVEDSQQFNVLDFGAKGDGMSDDTQAFEAAWASACKVEASTMVIPPDYIFLVGPISFSGPYCQANIVFQLDGMIVAPTDTKSWGRGLLWWIEFTKLKGITIQGKGVIDGRGTVWWQQDYLSDYPIDDDFKLIVPLNNSVQEHPPMPIRSELSGRMPSIKPTALRFYGSIGVTVTGVTIQNSPQCHLKFDNCVQVLVHDVNVSSPGDSPNTDGIHLQNSKDVMIHTSTLACGDDCISIQTGCSNVYVHNVNCGPGHGISIGSLGKDSTKACVSNITVRDVVMHNTMTGVRIKTWQGGIGSVKGILFSNIQLTEVQLPIVIDQFYCDHSKCMNQTSAVSVEGVTYEKIRGTYTVKPVHFACSDSFPCIDVQLSGIELKPVQLQYHMSDPFCWKTFGELTSTTVPPIDCLQIGKPARNGVHSDRDICL; encoded by the exons atGATAAGGAGAAAGAGTCTACGGCTTAGAAGCATCACAATGACGATTTTAGTATCAATTCTTGTCTGGTCTACAACGCTAGAAACCTGCATTGCCAGAAGAGGAAGACATTTGAGACACCACCATAGCAGTTCCTCTTCCTTGTCTAATTCCTTGTCCAGCAAGAAACCAAAAGGCCATGACAACAATAGCCATTCCCATaagtcaaaaccaaaaccaaaaccaaaaccgaagATGAAAAGTCCGCCGCCAAAATCCGATGCCGGTTCACCTGTCGTGTCACAGCCGCCACAAGTTCAACAACCACCACCACATGTccaaccaccaccaccgtcaccTCTTCCTCTGCAGCCTGTTGAGGACTCTCAACAATTCAATGTGCTTGATTTTGGAGCTAAGGGTGATGGCATGAGTGATGACACTCAG gcGTTTGAAGCAGCATGGGCGTCTGCCTGCAAAGTAGAGGCATCAACGATGGTCATACCGCCTGACTACATCTTCCTCGTTGGACCAATATCCTTCTCGGGTCCTTATTGTCAAGCAAACATTGTATTCCAA CTGGATGGGATGATTGTAGCTCCTACGGATACTAAATCGTGGGGAAGAGGGTTACTGTGGTGGATTGAGTTCACAAAGCTTAAAGGAATAACAATACAAGGTAAAGGTGTTATTGATGGGAGAGGCACTGTTTGGTGGCAACAAGATTACCTTTCCGATTATCCTATCGACGATGACTTCAAGCTTATTGTCCCGTTGAACAATTCGGTCCAAGAACATCCTCCAATGCCG ATAAGAAGTGAGCTTAGTGGGAGAATGCCAAGCATTAAACCAACG GCGCTGCGGTTCTATGGGAGTATTGGCGTGACTGTGACGGGTGTAACCATTCAGAACAGTCCTCAATGTCACCTCAAGTTTGATAACTGCGTCCAGGTTTTAGTTCATGACGTGAATGTGTCTTCTCCCGGAGACAGTCCAAACACAGATGGAATTCATCTTCAGAACTCGAAAGATGTCATGATTCACACTAGCACACTAGCTTGCG gagaCGATTGTATTTCCATTCAAACGGGTTGCTCCAATGTGTATGTACACAATGTGAACTGTGGACCAGGACATGGAATCAGCATTGGGAGCCTTGGTAAAGACAGTACCAAAGCCTGTGTCTCCAACATAACAGTCCGAGATGTCGTTATGCACAACACAATGACTGGTGTCCGGATCAAGACTTGGCAG GGAGGTATAGGATCAGTGAAAGGAATACTTTTCTCAAACATTCAACTCACAGAGGTTCAGCTTCCGATAGTGATCGATCAATTCTACTGTGATCACAGCAAATGCATGAACCAGACTTCAGCAGTGTCCGTGGAAGGAGTCACATATGAGAAGATACGAGGCACTTACACCGTGAAGCCAGTGCATTTTGCTTGCAGCGACAGTTTCCCTTGCATAGACGTGCAATTATCAGGCATAGAGCTGAAACCAGTGCAACTACAATACCACATGTCCGATCCGTTTTGCTGGAAAACATTTGGAGAGCTCACTTCGACAACAGTTCCACCGATCGATTGCTTACAGATCGGAAAGCCAGCGAGAAATGGAGTCCATTCAGATCGTGATATCTGTTTGTGA